Within the Gadus chalcogrammus isolate NIFS_2021 chromosome 20, NIFS_Gcha_1.0, whole genome shotgun sequence genome, the region TAGTAACAAGATGGGCACACACAACTTCTTTCTTATTGGAATAATGCCCTACTTGTTCGATTATTAACTAGTGAGTCATTCAATGTCTACAGTTCATTAAGCAGCAGGTTGAGGTTAGGGCAGGAAACTGATCAATGATaactacaggtagactgcaatCAATGGGGTTCAAACACAGAACCTTTCAGTTGGGAGTCAAAAACCCTATCCACTTCCCTCACTCACCACCCAATATCCATTCCTGTGAAGGAAGGACTACTGATATTGATTATAACAGAAGCTTGCTTAGGAATAAGACTTTGAATATGATGTAGGCAATAGGCATGGCTTGAAAGACTTTATCAGCTTTCCTCCTTGGTTCGGTACCGACTGTGGGCTTATTGTGATGATGAGGAAATAAATGCGTCATTGTTTTGCTTTTGGTTAGTATCCTACTTTACATTTTAATTCATCTCTATAAGATGATGTGCTATTATACGTTGTACGATAAAGTAAAAACACCCAAGCCATAGTGCAGTGAACTTGTTACTGGATATTTGAATTACAATGAAGCTTAAAAGCCTGTGGTGAATTTACATTTAACAATTCGAGCCGACATTATGCTTTACACTGCAATAATTGTTCTAGTATTAACACACGTGTATACTAATAAAACCATGTAAATATGGCTGTATCATAGAAAAGTAGATGGGATAGGCACTTACCAACAACAAGCTATACTATTACTACCAGTCCTTCCATTTAGAGGGACGAGATATTTTTTTCCACTGCACCCCCAAAAGTATAATTTGACAGTTCAAATTCAACTTCAAAATAACAAGCCAGTCTAATGAGCAGCTCATAAAACAACATTAAAATAGACCATGGAAGCAAATGAAGACACATTGAATTAATTCTTGCAATGATGAGCAAACTGAAGTAACCTCTTCTTTAAAGCAGTGCAAAATGGTGTTTGAGCTTCAGTTTTTGCCTAGTTAACCTTTGTGTGTTACCACGTTCATAACTTAGGTAAATATAGGCATCAACACTAGCCATCTGATAGAGAGAAACAACTGAAAAAGCTACATCTACAAATGAAGTTATATAACATAACCCAGTGTTACTATAAAACAGAGGCCAAGAGCCAAGAGCTGTTATTACATTGCATCATATTCCACACAGAGGTCATCTTGGTGATTCTTTGACCTAGGGTTACTGCCCTAAAGCATCAACCAAAATGTGACTGCAAGGGTGCACATGAGCTGTAACCTATGCGATAGTCATCTGGAGGGGGTCTGTATGGAAACACCTAGAAGGCGCACACATAAGTAGGCCAAATTCAACGTCAAGACGAGCCAACTAAAAAGGGTATTTCTCACTATACGCCCATTGGTACGGTCTCGCCTTCAAACGCATCATCCACTGCCATCTGCACTGACAACCCGACAGCAAATGAACAGTATAATCTCATATTAGTAGCCTACTCGGGACGCCCTTCTCGAGTAGACGTTATTTTTACTTGACACGGCTACAGATATGATCTGTGGATTTGGGGGTAGAAAGGGACAATAAATGGTTAATTCGTGGTGCTGAGTCAAGCCTATGGCATCTGGAGCTACATGCGTCATGGCTCCGACTCCCTGAGTAGCACAGCTAGCGACCACATCACATGCGAGCCACCGTTAGCAACACGTTGGATTGAACAAGGCAAATCATTTTTGAAAACGCACTTATCGCCCGTCGCTCCGGTGGTGACATCGTCCTTCTTCCCTGGCTCGTCCGGCGTCACTGCGCCCTCGGATTTAACGCAATACGACCGGGTGCTCCATGACGCGCCGCCGCTCAGCAAAGGGCGGTGTACGTCGGCATGAAGGACCTTGAGGGTAGAGACGACTTTGGCATCGAATGAAGCGGCAGCGACACAATTGTGGCTCGGCAACCACGATTTGTTTCTTGAAACGGCCGCTGGGCGCTTGAGATTGGTGTGAAACAACTCCTTCAGCAGTGTTGAACGCCTAAAATGTAACATCTCAATCCGATCAGGCGATTAAAAGAGAAACCTTGATTCCAGTAGCGATGGGATACGGCAGAGGAAGTAGAGATCCGACCGAGCTCTTGCTAGTTGTCACGAAGCAATGAGTCACATTCAGGCTTCGTCTTCTTAAAATAAACAGACCATAAagccctcccctctgctctgctATTGGTGATGATGGGGTACTACGCCAGCAAGTCTTTTGAAGGGTACTGGTCGCCTATAGGATTTTAGACATGTCAATCATTATTTTCCGGTCTTTTTTCACCGGTGTATTTCCATGTTGGATTTCTATGGGTATTTCGCATTTCGTCCTCGATGTATTACTTACTCATGGTAGATCAAATTAACGTATGCTTACTTTATATTCGTGATCCTGTAGCAGATTTTACAGagttaataataatgaaagaaaataaacaggTGGAATAGATGCTGTGATCTGATCTTGATATGTCAAACTGATACAGGTCTATATATCAGTTATGTTCGACGGATAGATAGATAAGTAGGCCTAGTACATATTTAATAATAGTACTGTACAGCAGTGGGGAGCGGTGCTTTTTGAAGCAAGGCATCAGCCTCTCCTCAGTCAACCTTCCTGATGATCTATGGATCAGATCACAGAACAACCAGAAATGTGGATCtctttttaaaatgttgattAATTTGAACGTAAAAGCCGCATTAAATGGTCATCAGTTGAATAATGTGTGTTCAATGTCGTGACATCGCTGTCAAATTGGGATAAGGCAGAATAAGCACTTGAGTTTGTGTTAGGAAAATATAATGGTTTGGGTGAAAAATAACCGGATTGTCGAATGAAAGGGGAAGCAAGCAAGCAGTGATCTACAGGTGGTCTCGAGGTCTCGAACAGTGCTCTCATGAATAAACTGAAATGtccaatatatatatgaaatatatatatgaaatatatatatgaaatgtcCAATATAGCGGTAAGGGGTTGCACACTGAGGGTTGCACACTGAGGGGGGCACACTAGGGTGCACAATCAGGGGTGCagactgagccccccccccccccccccccccaagttgcATGTACTGGCCTGTCGGAATTAGAAGAAATTAAGTAGTAAATCCGATTTTAAAAAGTTTCGTAATTTATTTAATAAGTGATTTAACTAAATAGCAACAACTATAATTAACAATAAATTAATTGCCATAATTTTTGAGCAGGTTAAAGAAATTGGCCCATATAAtatcattaaataaaaaaactgaTATGGACTGTAATCCTTGCATCAATTGTGTCTTGATTTGAATAAGCATAttgaccatggacctattaaagaattAAAGATATTGTCTCGGGACTTGATTGAGACTTGGACGAAAATACTTGAGTCACGTGTCTGGTATTTTACGCCTCTGCCGCGTTGCACAGAGTAGGTGGGGTCGTACGAAACAACAGTGGCTTTTCATTGGCTCTTGCGAATGGCGTCACCTCCCACAAACGTCATCTTCAAATGTTGCCACGAACGCAAGGAGTCAAGATGTCCAACTTTAATTTCCTTTTCTGCTCGTTTATTTTTCTACAAATGTGGTCGTTTCTTGTCGTGGCGGCTGAAGACGACTCGAGCAGTGAAGTTAAGATTGAAGTTGTGTTCAAGCCGATGGAATGCAGTAAGAAAAGTAAAAGGGGAGATTTGATGAACGTTCATTATGATGGCTATCTTGCCAAAGACGGCACCCAGTtctactgcaggtaactttatAGGCTGTAACGTTAACTATTTGGGGTTTTAAACGTGTATTGCATTCGCTACAATGCCCACTTGGATACTAGCAAGGGTAAGTCTTGCAACTGAATGCAACCTTTCCACAGTTTCTGCATTTGCCAGTTGTGATGCACTGTTGCATTAAATACTTTGCATGGGGATCTTTCCAAAGTGAACGGTAATCAATACATTTCACAGAGGTTGGACTGTGAACATTACCATCCATCGAATGGGCTATGTTGTTTCAGCAACAACATAACGCATCccatattttattgatttactTCATAAtggtttttaaatgtgtgtgatgGGTTCTATAAAACTTTACTTGCCATGTCATACTTATGCAACTGTCGTTTCGAAGATGCCAGTCATTTCAGTTTAACAGCACATGTCAACATGCCTTCAAGTCCCCCATTCACTTCGAAGGGATCCTGTCTCGCAAACGCATCAAGGAGATACAAAATGCAAAACGTAGAATCCACTTTAGTTATCGCACCTTGTTTATGCCTTTTACCAGCCGATCAGACAAAGCTGGCCACCCCCAGTGGTTTGTGCTGGGCGTCGGGCAGGTCATCAAAGGCCTGGATCAAGGGATGAATGATATGTGTCCTGGAGAAAAACGCAAAATTACCGTCCCACCGTCCCTTGGATTTGGAAAAGAAGGCAAAGGTAAGCATCACATAATACCCCTAATAAAGAAGTGACCTGTATTTTCAGCTGTATTTGTATCCCCTCTACCAGTAACAGCCTCACTGCCTCTATAACTCCTCATTTTGTTTAAATTCTCTTAAAGCCAGAGGTCCactaaatacaaaaaataatacattgacGTAGATAACTTAATCCGGATTATAAATACTTAGTAAAACAGATAGTTGTGCTGTTAAAGgttataatacaataataatataacaggGAGTCTTTAGCCCAGTAGAATGCTCTCACCGTGTCTGTCTTCTTTCCACAGTGCTTTAGTTGCCTGACTAGGCTGCTCAGTTCGTCATTGAATGCAGCTGTGTGCTACTCATCCTCCACTGGGCATGTACCGTAAGCATGCAGACATTTCACGGGTTCTTTTCCTCTGTTGCCCAATCCCTTCTCCTTGGCACTAATACTTAGGCGTTTGCATGCTGATCCACATCTCAGGTTCTGAGTTCCTTTTAAAGGGCCCCTCTTTCGCTACCAGGTATGATGTTGGATAAAAGACATTGAAAGCCATTTCAAAATCGACACCTATGCCATCACACGTGGGAGCGTCCAACCAGATAGATCATCCTGCCAGATCGATATATACACTGGGTAGGCCTGTAGGCCGATCTGTCTGTCATATACCTAACATGGCTAGTAGTTaccatcacacctggtggaagaATAAGGGCTCTTTAATATACCGCTCACAGACTATGCATGAATTTGAGATGTTGTAATGCATGGACAGCATTCGTCTTTCTTCTAGAGTCACCATATTTGACCTGTGAACTTTGACCGTCATCTTCTATGggtgatttcttttttttacttaatGGGGTTGTTTTGGTGAAACTGCATGTTTTTGTCTCATCATTGAATGTTTCAATGTTGTTATAAACATTGGTACCTTGCAGTGTGCCAGGAACATAAGAGTATGGCAGAGTGCCTAATTCCTTTTGTCTCGTAAAGGGGTTATTCTCTAAGAGAGGAACAACTAACAGGTCGAAAACTAACAAATATCAGAGTCTATACAGAATTTAAACGTGAAGAATCCAGAACAACTTGATTCTTGTCTTCCTTTATCCTTCTTGTTTGGACTTTATGCATTTAATTACAGCAGATTTTTGGTCCTTTTTTTAATGGGATTATATTTGAATTATTGAGCAAAATGGATTTACGGATTTCGGCTTGGGATGACGTAGCTTTACAGAGTAATTAGAATAATTTTATTTTAGTTGTTATAGTTGTCCAGTCTTGAGGTTCTGGTCCTTTTGGTCTTTTAAAATACTAATAGGgcttatgttgtgtgtgtgtgtgtgtgtgtgtgtgtgtgtgtgtgtgtgtgtgtgtgtgtgtgtgtgtgtgtgtgtgtgtgtgtgtgtgtgtgtgtgtgtgtgtgtgtgtgtgtgtgtgtgtttgacccaaTAGACCCGGTGGTCCCACCCAATGCCACGCTGGTGTTTGAGGTGGAGCTGTACTCCGTCTCCAAAGGTCCACGCAACATGGAGGCCTTCCGGGAAATAGACCTGGACCAGGACAAAAGCCTGACCAAAGAAGAGGTAGAACACAGTTCAGTGTTTTccccagaaaatgtcttagtcaaggtggtcaaagagtggggggcgggggggtcttGTGGCCCTGCGGTCATCGGGGTGGGTTTCAGTTCGAACGACTATTGTTTTGAATAGTATCACCGATGCATTATTTGAATtcgcattttatttttttttatatacattgatagtcaaggcggggccctattgttgttaaggcagTTGACCAGTATTGAGCATGAACGCTGCAGCTTAATTTTGCTGGTGAAATGTAATCCTTTGGGGCAGTAGCCAATGTAATTCCACTCTAAGTGCTGGTTTTTCCACTGACTGCTCAGAGAATATTCTATCATTTTCCAGTCtggtttttgtgtttgtatccAAACAAGTCTGGCTCAAGGAGAAGTCTCGCTCGGGAATCTAGTTGTTGCAGGATATTTCCATCTTTGCATTACAATCTCAGCTCTCAAGTTTCCACTCAAGTGTGTTCTCATCTTGCCACAACTCGACTCTTGTAAGACTTCTCCTTGAGCTTGACTTATCTGAACACAATGACAAATAGACCACGATCAAttctctgtagggatccttTCCTTATAACAGGATATCATCTGAGCCTGTCCGTGGCAGAAATAAGTTTATAAACTTTTAGAGGACATACATTGAGGACTCTTTTCCCCAAAGTCTCCCTCCTACTAATTGGACGGGGCTCAAACGAACGCATTGGGACATTTTGGATAAGCAGGATAGCTGAGTTCTTATGGGGTATGAATCCCTACCAATGAAAGGCACTGGGTTCAAACATCAATGTCCACAGTGTACCTGTTGGAATACTAGATCACCATGCTTCATTTGAGCCCTGGGAACAGTTAGCAGACCAGTCCCTGGTGTACTCACTTGTCCTTATCTAATAATTAAGTGTCTGTAATTAAGTGTCTGTAATTAAATCCAGTTGCAGACATTAACCACCTCACACAAAGTTATATTATACGGACGCTGGCGCTAACACTGGTGGATGGAAAGAGGACCAGGGTGTGGCGTACGCCGAGGAAAGCAACACAAAGTACTTTTGCTAGTGTCAGAGCAAGCCTGCTATCTATTGGTGACACTAAtatttcccctctcccctctcccaggTGAAACGTTACTTGAAGCTGGATTACGAGAGAAGCGGGACCCCTAAAGACGATGCCTACTACGATAAAATCATGGAAGACATTTTCAAGAAGAACGATCTCGACGTTAACGGACTGATAACGTCGAAGGAGTACAACGTCTACCAGCACGACGAGCTCTAGGGTTGATTGTGACagaatttgtatttgtgttttttgactTACTGTAGTTAGTTAAAAACCCAATAGGGTATAAATCGTCTAAATGGCCGTTATCCCTACCACAACTAACGAAACAAGCATCTAACCCACTATCCTCCTGGCACACTCTTTcaaaactttatttaaacagTTGCACCATACGCTATGTGAGAAATCCACACACTTCACATGCATTGGTTTCTTGTAAGGAAACACCACTCAATTAGTAATGAAATACGTGATgaaatcgcgattaaatattatCCAACAGCCTGTATTCTAAAACACATGTGTTTTAAAGAAAGAAGTACACTGTTATacagtcattctctctctccctcaaggGTTGGTAAGAATGTGCGAACATTAAGGTCAAACGATTAACTTCCAGAACTCAAGGAGACGCTTGGACTAATGAACAGATATTAGATGATAGACGTTTAGATGACGTCAGTAGGATGTCATTCTTCTGTGTTGGTAAAAATGCCACAAAGAACATTTGTGTTCTGAGTCTTAAGAGAACTGAAATGCAAAACTGATTTCAGAATGATAAGAGAGAAGTTTTAATAAACATTTCATAAAACtgcgtttgttttgtcttttaaaGATCCAGGATGTGTCCCATGACATTTATGTCCCCCACCTCTATCAACAATCTATTATTGATAAGGAATTTCAGGAATACAACAATGTCTATCGTTTTATGTTACCCTAATGTTTTGACTAAATTGATACCACTATAGTCATTTAGTTATTGTGCTTTGATTAATTGAATGTAACTTTTCAACATCATTATTTGTCATTAATTCAAAGCACTTTCAGTGGATTTGTAGACGTCATTTTGAAGCTGCTGGGAAATAAGGCTCTTGTTATAAGATGTCTACATGTAGTCTGTAGACTGGGTTGGGCTGAGAGACAAACACCACCACTGCATTAGGTTTGACCCCACTATTAAACATCAGAATACTGTTTAAAACACAGTAGATATGTGATATTAACATGATACCATTAAAActataataaataatgttttcTAAGCCAATTTCAATTAATTAGATCAGCTATGattaaatatgtaaaatatgatCGTATTGGATcacattttttatgtatttttttggtAATATGACGTTCAAAATCTCATTTATTACAATAACATACAATCTTGACTCCCAGTTAATCCTGGAAAAATGGTATTTGACAATCCTAAACCACAATTTCGAGGAATTTGTAGATTGTGTGGAACAGCGACTGTACAgatactgtgcgtgtgtgcgcatcgttgtgtatgtgtgtgattgtgattgaCGTTTATTGAGTATATTTGTTGAAGAAGCTTTGATATTTTCTATGCTATTGTAGTATTAGAATATTGTTCCGCAAAGTCTATATTTATGTATGAATATGCTTGTGTTTGCCTTATGTTCTTGTCCCGTACTTGCATATACCAGCAGAGGGAGATAGAGCCACATTTCAATTGGTCACACAAACCAAAAAAGCCGTACTGTCATAATGGAGACAGCTATTGTTCTCACACTTCATGCACATTTTTTATTGAAACGTATTAGAACTATTTTCTAATCTTCCATGAACATTTATCTGAAACAACAAGATAGTGTGGCGAGTGTGGGTAAGTAACTGAGCTTCAAACATTCATTTACTAGCCCACAAGAGACGCTAGCAGATAAGTGATATTATAGGTAGTGACTGTACAGAAGTACTACCTTCAAACAGAAATATGCACCTTCAAATGGAGCAACACCGTAGGCTGCAATTATGGCTTAATTAAAGCAAACAAGTGGTCAGACGATAGGAAGTGCACCAAAGAACACCGAAGACATTGAAGTTGGTGGATTTACTGATCGCTGGGAAGAATTCAAATTGCACAGGCTGTGTTTTTAATTGTCTAAACTCCACACTAGAACATAGTAATGAATGGTTTAGAACATTTTAGATTGTGTCGACGAAGCCAAAGGCCTATAGTCAACTCAGGCAGTGGGGAAATAAGGAACTTCTAATTAACTTAGataaatacattattttctATGTGTTGTTGTGAACTTGTGGTACAATATGCAGGTGCATGTTGTAGCACCGGATGTCATCATCGGTTGGTCGTGGTTCATCTCACGGCCCGTGAGGAGGCTGAACCGACGGGACCTTCTGAACCACAGCCACTCAGCGCGCAGTTCTGATTCACTTGAAACCATCTGGCAGGCGATACAGGACCAAGGCTGCACCTCCCACCCGACTGACTCCAGTGCAGCTTTAACCACCTGGTCATCATGCAGGCATCGTAACTTATTTACCTAAATCTTCCCCATCTGCTTAGCTACTGACTGCAAAAATGCACATTATCCACCATGACTGCTGCTATTTTACCACTGATAGCCATAAATTCCCCCGAGAGTCGTTTCGCTCTAAATAATATTAGGTCTCTCGCATACCACCGcttgttttatacatttaaatgaaCTTGTCTTTTCATGAAATTTATCATTTTAAACGTACCTTTCAGTCATTTCCTTTCATAAATCCAGTCCTTTCATAAGTCCAGTTTACGTTGAACTTCTGCATGAGGCCCAGCAGATGGCAGCAGGGCCTTCCGAACCCTTCTGGGACTAACTCGACAGTTAGGCAGCATCAATGCCTTTAGCAGGATATACTTGGCGATGGGCCGGCCTGAACTTTAATTACACTCTTCTTACATAACACATATATGGTTGCAGTCAGAATGGCGCTGACTGTTAAACAAGgtcaaaaaaataaaggttTTCGCACTAAAGGGCTACCTTTTAGTGGGAGCGAATGTATATGGGTATACATTTAACCCATATGGGTTACATTTAGACGTAAACTACACCTATTTAAACGTAAATATGAATTGGAAATGTATGGAAAGTTAGACACGTCCATATAATGTGTAATATgctacttttatttttatttaaatatcgTCCATTGGCTGGATATCAAGCTCATTTAAATTTTAGTTCAAAGTCAATGGTATAAtttatcacaaacacacagctgtaACAATCCATTTTAATGCTAGCACATG harbors:
- the fkbp7 gene encoding peptidyl-prolyl cis-trans isomerase FKBP7 gives rise to the protein MLPRTQGVKMSNFNFLFCSFIFLQMWSFLVVAAEDDSSSEVKIEVVFKPMECSKKSKRGDLMNVHYDGYLAKDGTQFYCSRSDKAGHPQWFVLGVGQVIKGLDQGMNDMCPGEKRKITVPPSLGFGKEGKDPVVPPNATLVFEVELYSVSKGPRNMEAFREIDLDQDKSLTKEEVKRYLKLDYERSGTPKDDAYYDKIMEDIFKKNDLDVNGLITSKEYNVYQHDEL